From the genome of Venturia canescens isolate UGA chromosome 11, ASM1945775v1, whole genome shotgun sequence:
caatcgacgttgaattttgtgaataataccaaaggatcctgaaagtctgagaaaaatcgattttcttataagtctttgccaccatagagtaacgaatgactagctttcatgtgattttttttggatttaaaagcttcttagaacattttaataatgtcaaaatttggagttactaataaaatacttgtccactgattgatatcataaattttagtgctgtacgtaactcaagtggtaacttttttcaattcattagaaaatacttggcctcgaattgatataataaattttaatgctgcacgtaaattagatggaatttttttcaattgatttagctgttcgaatcaaataagaaggatgaggcatcggtttgcataatgatttcaaacgcgatttatcggttttttattttttacttgttatttgatttttttgaactttaaaaaatagatacagaatattttttttttaaacataatgttttttctagatttgtgaattttttttcgaattgtactgtattttttttttataaaataatttttttgacaatttttaaagaaaattttttttattataatgtaTGGTGCATGTTTACTAAAGGCACAATCAATTCTCCAATGAGACGGAAGTTTCGTATATTTACTGATTCTGTTTTAAGACTGGATTCGAAACCGATAACGAAAGTCGATCCATCGCTGAAGTTGTCATTCAAGGAGTTATGCCCTCAACACAAAAATTCATGAAGGTAACCAAGGACCGTTAACTGAAGTTTCCTTTACACCGATTATAACTGCATAATGTAAATGTTCTCAATTCACTGCAGGTGCACGATGTACACAAATTAGCGAAACAACTGGAATACATTGTACTGGCGATGTCGCCACATTTTAGTAGTAAGCCAGGAACTTATTATTCTGATGCTTTGTTCTTTTTGTCACTGGGATTGCATCAAATTGCtccggaaaaacaaaaattagtaGTAATGCTGGACGCAGATACAAAATTCAGGAGCGACGTCAGAGATCTCTTTGAGGAATTCAAACATTTTGGTCCACAAGCGCTCTTTGGATTAGCACCGGAAGTAACACCTGTATATCGACATGTTCTTTGCTCATacagaaatcaaaatccaAAAACCATTTTTGGAGAGCCTATTTCTCTGGTTGGTTATCCAGGCTACAATAGCGGAGTGGTGCTTTTTCAATTGGAGAAATCAAGAAAGTCCCCTGAGTGGGATCAAATAATCAGTGAAGATATGGTTAATCACACGACTGTGAAAGAAATATAGTTTCAAGGTAAGTTGATGAGTAAAAACTTGTAGATATTTAACTTGATGAAAATGAtcttaaatttaatttttacaaTCACGTTCACTAACACTAAGTCTCAGCACAAGAAATCATTCTTCTGACGCATTTCTATAGAATTCAGGAAAATCGTTTATTTGgaaattgaaatataaatatattatttatttattcttataAATTGATTAAAAGTTGAAACTAATGTAATTGTGGTagtgtcttgaaaaaaaaaaaaataacaaagtgGTATTACTTGTCATGCAGATGGAAGAGTGAGGTAATATTATTCTAGTTTTCAACCACATTGATATTCAGTCTATTCAATTTTGCTGAATTCACAGGGCCACTTGTGCGATCAAGACTTTTACACCCTTCTCGGAATGGAGCGAGTTTATTGAAGAATTCAAGCGGAGCTTCATTTATTCGTTCGCATTATCACAAAGTCGACAGTAGTAAATGAGAGAACCGAGGACGGTGCGTTTAGCCCTAGGGACAGCGAACACTACGTTGACGGAGAGCATCATCAAGAATTCGATCACGAAGCTATTCTCGGTAAGCTTTTGTGATCTCGcagtaacaaaaaattcatcaatgacggtcacaaaatttcaacaacctcAGGTAGTGTCAAGGAGGCGAAAGAATTCGACAAACTTCCGATCGAGGAATCTAAAAAAGATTGGAAATATTActcaaaaaaatggatttaaaTCGGGATAACTACATTGAAAGAAATGAACTGAAAGCATGGATTTTACGGTCTTtcaggtaatttttttttaaatgcatcTCATTCACCGTAACATAGGAAATATTTCAGGGAGTTAGCTCAAAGAATATTCAAGGTACTACTAATTTTGTTGTATATTAAATGAGCAAATGATTTTTCCTGATATTTCAGGAATGAGAAATTCTATAATTTTTACTGATAAACGTATTTTTGGCTttcattcataaaaataattcatggTAATAGTAGCTTCGTAAAGGattcttaaatttttatgattgtcATCGATTGTTACAACTCGCAACCGTATGCTTTCAACAGAGGAATCCCAGGATCGTTTGGAAGATGCAGACACAGATGAGGATGGTAAAGTTAGCTGGGAGGAAATAGTTCAAGATAATTACGGTTCAGATGCAGAGGATCTTGTTGCGGAGGACAGATTCATCGCCGATGACGAAGCCACATTCAATCTGGCCGATCTTAACAACGACGGACTTTTGAACAAAGAAGAGTTCAAAGCTTACACTCATCCCGAAGAGACTCCAAGAACGTATCCTCTTCTATTGCAACAAGCTCTTGAAGAAAAAGATACGGACAAGGATGGAAGCATAAGCTTCCAGGTGTTTTTAGGAAATAGAGCTAAAAATGAGGATAAAGAATGGTTCATTGTTGAAAAGGACAAATTCGATCATGAGCATAACAAAAATGAGGATGGCAAGCTCGACTTCTCGGAAGTGCTGGCTTGGCTCGTGCCCAGTAACGAGTAAGTCTGATTCACCCCTAagtcagatttttttcaatcactcaatgtgaaaatacaaaattgtcaaattttttataactaCCAGAAAAATGTTGAGTTTATATTCGTATTAGTCTGAAAGCACATTTAATATCATAGTAAATTTTCTCCAGTGATTTGGCAACCGATGAAGTGGATCATTTGTTTGCGGCCTCGGACGACGATCACGACAACAGATTATCGTTCGAAAAAGTACTTGAGCATCATGACACGTTCGGTGGGAAGTGAGGCGACCGATTACGGCGATTATCTGCAGAGCATTGATCGTTTCACAGACGAGCTTTGAAACTCGGTTATTCAAcagatcattaaaaaaattacaaaatagcGTAATGTACTGCGAAGAAGATGTCTcagatcttttttttatatttttaaacggTTGTCTATTGGCATTTCTTTATTATCTTTTCTTAATCTTATACGTTAGCTAATGTTTTAATttcacaaaacaaaaaaaacatcgagctTTATTTGACATGACAAATTCATCGGTAAAAtcataatttcattattttcacaaatttaaTGACACTGACGGACATCTTCTGGGAATGAAGCGATATTGATACGATTTCTTGTAGataattttcttctcattttttcgatttactaGCTGTTCTCAAGTCCAAAAAAttagaaatcatttttccaataactttGCTCTaagcaatatttatttattatatgatccaatgaaaaaaaaacaataactaCTTATTTAAATAATCGTATGATTTCTGAACGTAATTGGGTTTTCGATCGTTTACGAGTCAACTGTGATTTTCTAAAAGCACAAAAGATTTAACGTCTTCTAGCCGAAAAAAGTGCAACGGACGAAAAAGAGCCTTATTTATAGGAAAGAAAGAACCCTAAAATTAGAACTAATTTATTGAATGTATACAATAATATTGTAAAGTAATCAGTATTTTTTGGATACCGTGGTTTCAGTTTTAGGCAGTTTTCTTATCGGTGTATTGCGAGTAATATTTGAATTTCCCGTCtataatttcaaataaaaaatacattttgatCAAAATAATATTCGCTTGTGTTATAAGTAAGAGAGCTATGGGGATTCTGGACCAAGTGGCGGCGAGGGCCCTCCACTTGATCCAGAATCCCCATAGCTCTCTTACTATAGCgtgttcccccccccccccccccccgcaaCCGAGGGTCCCCGTGCCATGAGTTGACCTGCCTATAGGTTCGGAAAGAGGGAAGGGAGGTGAGAAAAGAGAGGGATAGCTAGAAAGATGGTAagtgtaagagagagagagagagagatggataGATCAGTatgaataaatagaaaatgtattttatgtaTAGCATGTTCTATGCAACAGAGTCCCCCCCTCCTGCAAAATCATACAACTCAGCAGAGATCTGGCTATAGACTTAGAGGGTAAAGTATTggggtgagagagaaaaagaaagatggtTAAATCGAGAATAATGAGGAGAGTGATAGAGAAGGATTGTCAAAAACTGAGGAAAGATGGTAATGAAAAAGAATGATTCATTgtatcaatcaatttttatattataatgACAAAATACATCTAGAATTAATTTTAACGCttaatttttaaaactatgagttttttcttcttaatgGTGATTGTCTGTTTTCTGAAAcagattaaaagaaaaagaaactttgagtcacaaaatttctcaaaaacaaTGAGAATATGTGGAAAAGATCATACTTACTTTTCGTTACAACTGATTGCAGTCCGGACAAATCTCTTGTGTTATGAGTTGAAAGAGTCGGGTCCCGCAGTCTTCGCAATATCCAAGGGAAAGCGCGTCATAAGAACCACGCTCATGTTTACGGGTGATTGAAAGGATGGAAAAGCGATCTCCACCAATTTCCAAGATACAGACACCACACAGTTTTTCTCCACGTTCGGCCTTATAATATACGGAGATTGCGCAAATTTCAGATGTGCGGTCAAGAGCATTTTTTTGCTCCTCACTGAACACacgcttaattttttttgattcacagttttcactcatttttcttttttttttttttttactgtttttcaagaatatttttttcaccctcaCAAATTTATTGTTAAATGCTTATAACAAGCAAAAACTATTCACATGGAATTGTTTCAGGTAGTCCGATGATTATACCCTTGCTCGACTCGCTCGGGAAAATGTCTGAAGACTAATGAGTGgagtttaaaattttgatgaagCTCAGTATTTCCCTCATCTCTCCCCCCTCCCATCCTCAGATAATTTTTTGCTAGGTGCTATGgctgaaaaaagtgttttttcccACACAATTTTTGGGGGGAAAAATCCACGCCGCAAAGGGTGTCTTAGCAGACGTCATGGAGGTCCAAACCATTTTCGTCAACATATACCTGTATAGCATACTGACGATACCGGATGTTTCTGATGAAAGGGAACATGGTCAATATATTCGAGTTTATTATCTTGAAGAGCTCCAACGacatttccaaatattttcaaaactcatcAGCATCATCTCGACCGATAAGGGAGGCTCAATCTTGTAGCACCTCCCCCGCTCCCCCTCTCCTTCACAATTACTTtaacttttcttcttctctattggtgagaaaaatcactttttcccCACATAGAGATAAATCAGAAGGTTTTTATTCTGAGGGCTCATCGAGAAGTATCATAGTTTTAGTCAGGTAGTTGTCCTGCTTGtacttcaataaaattttagtgcttCGCACCCATGGCTTTTGCGGGAGAAGAGAAGAACTTGTGTGAGCAAGCTGCATCGCTTCGTTCAATAGAAGAATATACTGCTTGGGAAAAGAAATGTGATGATTTGATTGATTTACTGAAAGCGGAATCTCAGGTGAAACGTATACGATTGAGACTTGGTTATTATCAATATGTGGCGGCTCAAATTATGCGTTTGGAAGGTTTAAAACATGTGACGAGTCAACGTTTTAGCCACATTGGTGCGGGCAATTATAATGGATTAATCTGGCGAGAGACGGAGAGTGCATTCGCAAATCGCTTGATAACCGGTGCTGTGATCAATCAAAAACACATTGATCCAAGACTCTTCCTCTCGGACGCAGGTgaaattgttattgaaaaagtgcAAAACTTCATTGCTGAACATGATTTTGTGAAAGTGAATACGCTATTCAACGGTGATTTCTCGACAGGGGAAAAACAAATGTATAAAAGCATAAATACGCGCAATGTAGAACTTTTCAAAACATCTGATTTGAGTGAGTGGTATGCTCAACATATTGTTGAGCCTACATTGACTTTGCTTGATGAATTTCAAGAACGTGACAGTGGGTGGTCTTTAACTCGCATATTAAATCTAACagttaatattaataaatataaaccTTTGAGTGCGGGATGCCACATTAGATTGCCACGACATATAGCCTCGAAGAAGGCAATTGTCAATGTAAAATCTCAAGACAATGCATGTTTTGCTTGGGCCGTGGTGGCCGCTCTCTATCCAGCAGAGAGTCACAGCGACCGAACAGCGTCATACCCCCACTACTCCACAGTGTTGAATTTAGCCGGGATTTCTTTCCCCGTAGCCGTGAACcgcgtgaaaaaatttgaaaaacttaaCGATCTCTCGATAAACGTatatggaatgaaaaaggatACGGTGGCACCAATTCATGTAACATCTAATAAGAAGGATAGGCATGTGAACTTGCTGTATATTGAAGATCAACATCCTGGCAACATTGGACACTATGCGATGATAAAGAATCTAGCTCGTCTGGTGGGCTCGAGTTTAAGCAAACATCGGTCGTGCaaatacatctgtgatcggtaagttGTGAAAAGGAGTggagataaattttaatcataGATCTTGAAAAACatataatcaataatttttcaattttacagcTGTCTACACTATTTCCCATCGATTGAGAAACTACACTCGCATGAAATAGATTGCGGTCAATTGAATGAATGCGCTGTGAAACTGCCCAACGAACTTGACAAATGGTTAAGTTTCACAAACACCAACCGAAAAGAGCGACATCCATTTGTCGTTTATGCAGATCTGGAGTGCATCCTCATGAAGACTGAAgatgaagagaagaaaaaacaacaccATCGGGCATTCAGCGCTGGATATTATGTAAGCTGTTcatacgatgaaaaattgtcgGGTTATTATTCTCATCGCGGTAGTAATTGTATAGAATGGCTTGTAAAGGAGTTGAGAGACTTGGCATTGAAAGtggagaaaattttattgcgCACGATCCCCATGAATGAGTTAACACCggctgaatggaaaaaatttcgtgaggATAGGAATTGCCATATTTGTGAGAAAGCGTTCGAAAAACAAGAGCAACGTGTGCGTGATCATTGCCATCTAACGGggcaattcagaggtccagcACACTCtaattgtaatttaaattatcaaaattcctTCGTCATTCCTATAGTATTTCACAATTTGTCAGGGTACGATGCTCATTTTATCATCATAGAAGTGGCCACTGCATTCGCGGGGAAAGTTGACGTTCTCCCtctgacaaaagaaaaatacatttcattTACAAAGACCGTGCAGACATCGAAAGACACACGGAAGAATATAAAACTGCGCTTCATTGattctttcaaatttctaaGCACAAGTCTAGACAAACTAGCATCACTATTAACCATAGataaactcaaaattttaaaatctcaatttcaaagtttatCCGCAGATGATTTCATGCTCTTGACTCGAAAAGGAGTATTTCCATATGAGTATATTGATAGTATGGAAAAATTAGATGAGACCTGTCTTCCAGCTCAAGGTGCATTTTATAGTTCATTGACTGACGAGACAATCGATGATTCAGAGTATGCACACgcgaaaaatgtgtgggagagattttcacttcgaacgctcggtgaatacagcgatttgTATCTAAAGACGGATATTCTTCTATTAGctgatatatttgaaaattttcgtgatACATGCCTACAAAGATATACTCTCGATCCAGCACATTATTACACGCTTCCCGGATTCTCCTGGGAtgcaatgatgaaaaaaacgggGATTAAATTCGAGTTACTCACGGACATTGACATGGTGCTATTCATTGAGAGGGGTATACGAGGAGGTTTGAGTCAATGCTCTTGCAGGTATGCGAAAGCAAATAATAAGTACATGAAATCGTTCAATCCATCGGAACCCTCATCATATCTAATGTATTATGATGTGAATAACttgtatggatgggcaatgacggAATGTTTGCCTCATTCTAAGATTCAGTGGGTTTCTGAtattacaaattttaacattaaATCGATCGCTGCAGATTCACCAATCGGCTACATCCTCGAAGTTGATTTAGAATACCCTGAGAATTTACATGATACACACGTCGACTTACCGTTTTGTCCAacacatgataaacctccgggtAAGAAGCAGGAAAAGTTGCTTGCAACGgtccatgaaaaaaagcgtTATGTAATTCACTATCGTGCTTTACAACAGTGTCTAGATCATGGattgaaaattacaaaaatccaTCGAATATTGCAATTCGAGCAATCCCCCTGGCTTCAATCatacattgaattgaataCGTATTTTCGAACTCAAGCGAagaacgaatttgaaaaaacaatgttcAAATTGATGAACAATGCGGTGTTTGGCAAAACACTGGAAGACGTACGCACGCATGTACAAGTGAAAATTCTAACGCAATGGGATGGTCGATATGGTGCAGAGGCAATGATTGCAAAGCCAAATTTTCATAGTCGCAGCATATTCGCGGAAAATCTCATCGCAGTGGAATTGCGTAATCTCGAGGTGAAATTCAACAAGCCTATATATGTTGGAATGTCGATTTTGGACATTTCAAAGACATGCTTGTATGAATTTCATCATGATTTTATGGTTCCATTATATCATGACAAGTGTAAAGTTTTGTATACAGACACTGATAGTCTTATATATCACATTCACTGTGAAGATGTATATGAGGATATGAagcgaaatattgaaaaatttgactcgAGCGACTATCCAAGTGATAATGTATATGAAATCCCGTTGGTCAATAAAAAGGTCCcaggtctcatgaaagatgagaacaATGGGGCTATTATGACTGAATTCGTGGGCCTTAGATCTAAAATGTATGCAACACGCGTGGAgggtaaaaaagaaacgaaaaaggtGAAGGGAGTGAAGAGTAATGTTGTCGCTAGAACAATAACCTTTGACGATTATATGAAATGCTTAGAGCATGATATTGAAATAACTCGTAGTCAGTCTTGTATAAGATCATTTTTACATCAGGTATATACAATTTCAGAGACAAAAACTGCTCTGAGTCCTCACGACGATAAACGATATATCATTCCAGGAAGTGTACAAACTCTACCATGGGGACATTATCGAGTGCCATTGTAAATAATAGCTTAAGGAAAGTCATGAAagcgagagagtgagagagagagagagcgagagtgtAGTGATATCTAATGTACATTTCCTGtatatttttcacacataataaaaatagttttatcAAACCATTGatgtttcctcttttttctatcaattaGCAGTTTTTCCAGACCCAGAGCATGTTAACACATGATGTTATTTCAGGATAAATTTCCCatggtattttttcatataaaatatCAAAACGTTTTCCTTTGACAGACCATCGATACCTGCTCACGTTTCCAACCTGGGGAACGGTTAAGCTTTCAACGCATTCGAAGAGTGGgccagagagagaaagattaaaATGACTGAGGCACCTGCTCAGGCTAGGATGATGCCTAAGGTTCAAAATCTGCGTTGTTTAACGTTTGCCTTTTTCCGCATCTCCCCACATACCCTTCTTCTCGCAGTTCTCTTCCTTAcctttctacaattttttttactcattagGAGGATACACTACCCATTTTTTCCCACTCTTATCCCCCAATTCACATTGttttttggggaaaaaaatttttcagggagagaaaattttggaaagaaaaacttcCCTCATTCAACCGTAGTACTCACCACAGTACGTTTCGCAATCTTTTCAAATCATCCATCTCAAAAAAGTATTCATCATGTATTATGAAAACTTCAATACTGACAAGTTGGTCGGACCATATCATTATGTACGCATTTCCAGCGTGCTCAATCCGAGCCAAGTGTGTGTTCATATATTCGGTGAAGACAACAGTTTAGTGCATCGAGTGTTGGAAGCAGTCAACGATATACCCCTTGATCATGCAGAGGTTCATCCCATTCTCGAGGAAGAGGTGTACCCGGGGAAGGCTCTTCTCTATCGTGAGGAGGAAATAACACATTATCGGGCCACGGTCATCCGCCGAGCGGGAGTGGATAATGTGATTGTTTGGCTCGGTGATTATGGCTTCGAAATCATGGTGAAAATCAATGAACTTTTCACACCACCAAGATGGACATTCGAAGTGCCATATCAGGCGGTAGTGTGTGGGATCCGTGGCATTGGACCGATTGGTGTGGACTATGAACCATTACACATCGAGAGTGTTGATGCAGCGATTAAAGGTGTCGGCTGGACTCTTGAAATATCACAAGAGGAAACCAACACCGATGCAGTGTGGGGAcggctcataaaaaattcggAGGACCCGGACGAACGCATCGACTATGTCGATCTCGTTTACAGCCTCTCAGCTGGTCGAAAATCCAACGACACGACACCATTCGAGTTTGCTGCTGCAGGATCGTGGTTCTGCAGCGTATATGAGCAAACTAACAAATTTGCTAACTTCGCGAATGGTgaggatgatgatgatgatgatggaaCTCATCCAGTTGGTGATGCAGATGACCAGATATCATTGtttgatgacgatgatgatatGTGGTTAAATTTCGACTTGGAAGAAGAGGAGATGGACGTGATGGCAGCgggcgaggaggaggaggaggaggacgatAACTTGAGGGCACCACCAATGCATCCCGAGGAAATCCGATTCCTTCAACAATGGGGTGTGTTGGAAATACCAATgttggaggaggaggaggaggaagaggctAGTGACTCCGACAATTCCATCGACttatgttgaagaaaaaaagtgtgtgtgtgtgtgtgtgtgtgtgtgtgtgtattataTTGTTGATAACCTTTCatatattttgtcaaaatatatttttcatgaaatattttttcttaataaaaataataaaatctaatatcCAAAAAACATAATAAGCCTGTCTccgagtcatttttttatttactactCCAATATATCTCCCTCCCAGTTAGTAATTTCAAGTCAACGTGAAAACGAGTGAGGTAgaacgcgagagagagagaagaataagaaaattaccTGCACCATCCGAGGGAAAGGACTGTGTAAAgggagtgagcgagagaggggagagatacatagaaaaggaaaaactacGGGgcacttttcctttttttttcatttcattttattgcaccagCATCAATCCATGAATTCTGGCTATCGTCGAAACCGAGCCATTTTACAAATATCTTATTGCCACGCCTCTTAACTACTTTTTCTATGAGATAAATATCAGGATATTTCACCTTTAAAAGTTCATGCTCGTAAAAACCACCGGCAATGACCTCGTCTTGGTAATCTTTTAAATGGTAAGTTATTGGGTTAGTTCTTCTTACACGGGAGacggtaaatatttcagttGTCCAATTTGGCGTATAACCTTtatcgaaaacatttttaaacttACTTATACGCACTTTATCAcctattttaaattttgctcgttttttcaccacctCTATTCGGTTATAAACGCTATGTAAAAGTCGTTCTTCATTCGCGATGTTAACATCTTTCGGCTTCATTTTTGTCGTACTATGAatagtattattataattcTTAATTAAAGTACTAAGAATATCTAACCATTTCCAATTGCCGCGAAGACTAAATTGTAGccacattttatttttgagtGTGCGATTGAAGCGTTCGCAAATCGAAGCTTTTAAATTGCTAAATgttgaatataaatttatattatattttttcattaaattcttaaAGTCCATATTGTAAAACTCTTTGCCACGGTcgacatgaagatttttcggtacaCGTCCTTTGCGGAAAATTGATTCCATAACGGCGGTGACATCTTTCCCACtcttactcttcaacggtgcggcccaggcgaatttggagaaaatatcgatgacggtaagtaaaaatttatacttggagttgtATTGTGCGTATGCGGTCATATccacaagatcagcttgccaagtctcatccaggccgcgTATATCCACTCGTTGACGTGGATAATTTCgtcgagctggcttatgcagctCCTCCACCACGGCACGCTTCTTATCACTCATTTTCTCTCGTCAGTCGCAACACGTCTTAccacattttcatgattgagtATTGTTGGCTTTTTCTTCGATCGTTTCACTTCAGTTTgattgtaaaattttgaagTCACTTTTAAGCTTTGCAACtgcactttccaaattttgcatCTCCTTTAACAGGATGGGgagatcatcttttatttGCTTCGCGATcgcattttccaaatttttcatctccttgcgtagagtggtgagatcatcttttacacgcttctctagagcagccacattcgattcgcacctTTGCGTCGTTATATGAGTCACAccatgagttatagaatgaatgtgtttacttaatacaccgagtgttacaacatctctggcatttattgggtcgccaacgtttcccaatcgttttcgttccaaattaAAATGACCGTCTGGGGTTTTATTGAATCCaacacctggtttacccggaggacctgcaccacgtctactcagctttcgtccaaacacatcgactgTCATGTTGGGAATGCGGATGAAAGCAAGTcctcacatgttaataaatgatttcagcttcgcgcaattcttcaataattgaaataatttcattcgaatgcgaTGAGTTTCCGGCTGCTTGCGATGCGAgtaataagcgaagacgatccactagttcattcggatcgTCCCAATGCACGTAGTCGATAGAGGTATGCTTGCGTGCCACATATTGGATATGTATGCAGCATAttggatatataatttttgaatttattacTTTTATCATGGCGTACTGCACCAt
Proteins encoded in this window:
- the LOC122418328 gene encoding xyloside xylosyltransferase 1-like; protein product: METVRNVMGDFVLEEILVEKTGFETDNESRSIAEVVIQGVMPSTQKFMKVHDVHKLAKQLEYIVLAMSPHFSSKPGTYYSDALFFLSLGLHQIAPEKQKLVVMLDADTKFRSDVRDLFEEFKHFGPQALFGLAPEVTPVYRHVLCSYRNQNPKTIFGEPISLVGYPGYNSGVVLFQLEKSRKSPEWDQIISEDMVNHTTVKEI